A single region of the Montipora capricornis isolate CH-2021 chromosome 13, ASM3666992v2, whole genome shotgun sequence genome encodes:
- the LOC138028535 gene encoding uncharacterized protein: protein MAERKRRSEDETVAESGKRARTQIEPKKIHLYRLYGNNYRSQKKIQVVDELMKGKSVAVIARELRIAEATVEVYASDCFAANAPLDKQQYSLVTWKSTPSPSN, encoded by the exons ATGGCTGAAAG AAAGCGACGTAGTGAAGACGAAACAGTAGCGGAAAGCGGGAAGCGTGCCAGGACACAGATTGAACCTAAA AAAATTCACCTCTACCGACTCTACGGTAACAACTACCGCTCGCAAAAGAAGATCCAAGTGGTGGACGAGCTGATGAAAGGGAAAAGTGTTGCCGTGATTGCTCGCGAATTGAGAATTGCCGAAGCGACCGTCGAGGTTTACGCAAGCGATTGTTTTGCCGCCAACGCACCACTAGACAAACAACAATACTCGCTCGTCACATGGAAGTCAACCCCGAGTCCTTCAAACTAA
- the LOC138028985 gene encoding beta-1,4-N-acetylgalactosaminyltransferase 3-like gives MASWKLHLGIFVLGTLWVCIVFMGFSAFIFIRDRRLKEAVTLRIPGNLNLHVWKDLCGPDVDRLRETPLFPHHPHDKLFLRNFDVSREGYNYGQRIFGFITPKVSGLYVFAISSDDTSELWLSFDEKPSNLRLIASVFSPKESGWTEDAAFTKYPLQHSRSIRLVAYKKYFAEVLHKQSYGKGHVKVYWRKPGSPKLEAITGQYLHSYFDDKKSNGSGFVEQDLERIYMWAPSHTIQEKYKGSNLRAQFNYTSLPLFNSTLLRGVLPTCDYRPSYIVSTTLKRYDGVKLVHFSSVYPNDNTYLQLPKNGWSQGNKLIDNQTVNEVVDKFMASLQLRQRQYHLQRIINVEQNPDPKKGSRYLLELQLGLTGSNLSFRLSEYIFVPNEEKELCFPKGMQWDSNATVYFVLPVKNQGKWVHHFASQLINTSKETGDLNFHVIIIDFASDDIDIENVFDVWPLKERYTLINMKGPFYKTLAIQKGVEAVPNENDIVFLYDLHIDVPIGLLDCIRKHTIKGKMAYAPIVGRLECGIFPSDPKGFWEHEGYGILSVFKTDWNTFGGMNVKEYTTKWGGEDWDLVDRVLSAGLEIERLKQPGLFHYYHSRTGMWQ, from the exons ATGGCTTCTTGGAAACTACACCTAGGCATCTTTGTGCTTGGCACTCTCTGGGTTTGCATAGTCTTTATGGGATTTTCCGCTTTCATTTTTATTCGTGATCGACGTTTAAAGGAGGCTGTCACTCTTCGCATCCCTGGTAATTTGAATTTGCACGTTTGGAAAGACTTATGTGGACCGGACGTGGATCGTCTGCGTGAAACACCATTATTTCCACACCATCCCCATGATAAATTATTTCTAAGAAACTTTGACGTTTCTCGCGAGGGATATAACTATGGACAGAGAATTTTCGGTTTCATTACACCCAAAGTGTCCGGTCTTTACGTCTTTGCCATTTCATCGGATGATACGTCAGAATTGTGGCTTAGTTTTGATGAAAAGCCCAGTAATCTTCGTCTCATAGCTAGTGTTTTTTCTCCCAAAGAAAGCGGGTGGACTGAAGACGCTGCATTTACAAAGTATCCCTTGCAACATTCGCGAAGCATCCGGTTGGTGGCTTACAAGAAGTACTTCGCGGAAGTTTTACATAAACAAAGCTATGGAAAAGGACATGTTAAAGTGTACTGGCGAAAACCAGGATCTCCAAAACTTGAAGCCATCACCGGGCAGTATTTGCATTCGTATTTCGATGACAAAAAATCGAATGGAAGTGGGTTTGTGGAGCAAGATCTTGAGAGGATTTATATGTGGGCTCCTAGTCATACCATACAGGAAAAATACAAAGGCAGCAATCTTCGTGCTCAATTCAACTACACATCGCTCCCTCTTTTCAACAGTACTCTACTGAGAGGAGTGTTACCAACTTGTGATTACAGACCTAGCTATATTGTGAGCACAACTTTAAAACGTTACGATGGAGTAAAGCTTGTTCACTTTTCTTCCGTATACCCAAATGACAACACCTATCTGCAACTACCGAAGAATGGATGGTCACAAGGTAACAAGTTAATTGATAATCAAACTGTGAATGAAGTCGTGGATAAATTTATGGCCAGTTTGCAACTCCGTCAAAG ACAATACCATTTACAAAGAATCATAAATGTTGAGCAGAATCCAGATCCTAAGAAAGGAAGCCGATATCTTCTTGAACTCCAGCTTGGCCTGACGGGATCAAACCTTAGTTTCCGACTTTCAGAATACATTTTTGTTCCAAATGAAGAGAAAGAGCTGTGCTTTCCAAAAGGAATGCAATGGGACAGCAATGCAACAGTCTATTTTGTACTGCCTGTCAAGAATCAAGGAAAATGGGTACATCACTTTGCTTCTCAGTTGATCAATACGTCCAAAGAAACCGGTGATTTAAACTtccatgttattattattgattttgcGAGTGACGACATTGAcattgaaaatgtgtttgaTGTTTGGCCATTAAAGGAACGCTACACTTTGATCAATATGAAGGGACCTTTTTACAAAACATTGGCTATACAGAAAGGTGTTGAGGCTGTTCCAAATGAAAATGATATAGTTTTTCTCTATGATCTCCATATTGATGTTCCTATTGGACTTCTGGATTGTATCAGAAAG CACACCATTAAGGGCAAGATGGCTTACGCTCCAATAGTGGGGCGGCTTGAGTGTGGCATTTTTCCAAGTGATCCCAAAGGATTTTGGGAACATGAAGGTTATGGGATTTTAAGTGTATTCAAAACAGATTGGAATACATTTGGAG
- the LOC138030563 gene encoding uncharacterized protein produces the protein MYRNANSTSIEHACHMLMYPGEKVTIVNKKVQRQVGGSDCGLFSLAFATDLCHGIDPTNQKYNQGSMRQHYVNCLENGTMSPFPKTEKRVPFHLGSKKSLVAIYCVCRLPNDKEEYVQCSNDKCKEWYHPKCVKIPDWRSDVDLREATFYEEKYCVFDSKHAGRKRKICLACRDRIAVEEKCRKLGDLKWFNLCCNGRVSPHSPSPFLHSLQTFRLNIILPCRLRSQKIRLFCSLDSVDKTSHVTPPIDKEESTLGLDENFCALTEENNHLVANNELSPSTVTPSSTIALSQVSTGTQVPCIPICPYQDAQERTQHYMRSEIIELIRDTAMKYVHFESGTSLQKLMGDVVDSKNWYQVFGNSVVQDKNSDDTHFLDILSEEYKACKDKQVTKKINQNAKKQKEKFLIGNATVFTRLFGRGRIPPPEFKFTRQRVSPQIIEELTEFFHRDNITRASSCQSILVGGEETTIRYWQDSIKNVVQQYRLECPNGVKRTYVYTHLPRNFRMNTMLAGLCNLCDDFGHSNFDAMCSIAHSVSQVETTTTVDCHGVVKSLRAYQTFLKTKLAKSSERHSTCKELCMSHAFGSCTQEHPDHCAEVTNFYDACKSLSSAIELCAPSLRVKLQEKLADVVSTHWEYIGHLLRTKHQADYYQYTLKNLRPGECVVVVDYKMKLELGKQTCEIQRDWYGKRGISLHGIYVVAQVEVGERSAEVIDLWSDDTKQDTWFTQSALDIGFSWLESSFPGFRVYLFSGNGPHYHNTGLLLYLAEVNQSFNLSLVEYNNFEAGEGKIVPDTHFAHITHKIVRWVRVGNNLQSGEQLGELIGLCNFWEMSSAVSTLKEPMRV, from the exons ATGTATCGCAATGCAAATTCAACATCAATAGAGCATGCTTGCCATATGTTGATGTATCCTGGAGAAAAAGTCACTATTGTTAACAAGAAGGTCCAGCGACAAGTTGGAGGTAGTGACTGTGGCCTATTTTCCTTGGCATTTGCAACTGATTTGTGCCATGGTATAGACCCCACAAATCAGAAATACAACCAAGGATCCATGCGACAACACTATGTCAACTGCCTGGAAAATGGCACCATGTCACCATTCCCCAAAACAGAAAAGAGAGTGCCATTTCACTTGGGCAGCAAGAAGTCACTGGTTGCTATTTACTGCGTGTGTAGACTACCAAATGATAAAGAAGAATATGTTCAGTGCAGCAATGACAAATGCAAAGAATGGTATCATccaaaatgtgttaaaatacCAGACTGG AGGTCTGACGTTGACCTTCGCGAGGCAACCTTTTATGAAGAAAAGTATTGCGTCTTTGATTCTAAGCATGcaggaagaaagagaaagatcTGTTTGGCCTGCCGTGATCGCATAGCAGTCGAAGAAAAGTGTCGAAAACTTGGAGATTTGAAATGGTTCAACCTCTGTTGTAACG GGCgcgtctctccccattctccctcgccgtttctacactcgctccagacctttcgtttgaatattattttaccgtgtcgcttgcgttcgcaaaaaatacgactgttttgcagtctagacTCAGTGGACAAAACATCACATGTGACCCCACCG ATTGACAAAGAAGAAAGCACCCTCGGTCTTGATGAGAATTTTTGTGCTTTGACAGAAGAGAAT AATCATCTGGTTGCTAACAATGAGCTGTCTCCAAGCACTGTAACTCCAAGCAGTACAATTGCCTTGTCCCAAGTATCAACAGGAACACAGGTTCCTTGCATTCCTATTTGTCCCTACCAGGATGCCCAAGAGCGAACACAGCATTATATGAGGAGTGAAATTATCGAATTAATAAGGGACACTGCCATGAAGTATGTACATTTTGAGTCTGGAACTTCTTTACAGAAACTCATGGGAGATGTGGTTGATAGCAAAAACTGGTATCAAGTCTTTGGAAATTCAGTTGTCCAAGACAAAAACTCTGATGACACCCACTTCCTTGATATTCTATCAGAAGAGTACAAGGCTTGCAAGGACAAACAAGTTACCAAGAAAATAAACCAgaatgcaaagaaacaaaaggaaaaatttttgaTTGGTAAcgctaccgtatttacccgt ttgtttggacGTGGAAGAATTCCTCCCCCTGAATTTAAATTCACTAGACAGCGTGTTAGCCCTCAGATCATTGAGGAACTCACTGAATTTTTTCATCGAGACAACATTACCAGAGCTTCTTCATGTCAAAGTATATTGGTAGGTGGTGAAGAGACTACTATCCGATACTGGCAGGACTCGATAAAGAACGTTGTGCAGCAGTACCGTCTTGAATGCCCAAATGGTGTAAAAAGAACTTATGTTTATACACACCTGCCACGCAACTTCCGCATGAATACAATGCTTGCTGGCCTGTGCAACCTCTGTGATGATTTTGGACATTCAAACTTTGATGCCATGTGTTCTATTGCACACTCTGTATCCCAagttgaaacaacaacaacagttgaTTGTCATGGTGTTGTTAAGAGTTTACGAGCATATCAAACATTTTTGAAGACAAAGTTGGCAAAATCATCTGAAAGGCATTCCACATGCAAAGAACTGTGCATGAGTCATGCATTTGGATCTTGCACACAAGAGCATCCTGATCACTGTGCGGAAGTTACTAACTTCTATGATGCCTGCAAATCACTGTCATCAGCCATTGAGCTCTGTGCTCCAAGTTTAAGAGTGAAGCTTCAGGAAAAGTTGGCAGATGTTGTCAGTACTCATTGGGAGTACATTGGCCATCTGTTACGCACAAAACACCAGGCTGATTATTACCAGTACACCCTAAAGAACCTCAGACCTGGAGAATGTGTTGTGGTAGTGGATTATAAAATGAAGCTAGAACTGGGGAAACAAACGTGTGAAATACAAAGGGACTGGTATGGCAAGAGGGGTATTTCACTACACGGGATTTACGTTGTGGCACAAGTGGAGGTCGGTGAGAGGTCAGCTGAGGTGATAGACCTTTGGAGTGATGACACCAAGCAAGACACTTGGTTCACCCAAAGTGCCCTTGACATTGGCTTCAGTTGGCTCGAGAGTTCGTTCCCTGGATTTCGGGTGTATTTGTTTTCTG GCAATGGCCCGCACTATCACAACACTGGACTGCTTCTGTACCTGGCTGAAGTCAATCAGTCATTTAACTTGTCACTTGTCGAATACAATAACTTTGAGGCAGGCGAGGGCAAAATAGTGCCAGACACACATTTTGCACACATCACCCACAAAATTGTCCGATGGGTCCGTGTCGGGAACAACTTGCAAAGTGGTGAACAGCTTGGTGAGCTGATAGGG ttaTGCAACTTTTGGGAGATGTCTTCAGCTGTTTCTACTCTTAAAGAGCCCATGAG AGTATAA